One Osmerus eperlanus chromosome 16, fOsmEpe2.1, whole genome shotgun sequence DNA segment encodes these proteins:
- the lyn gene encoding tyrosine-protein kinase Lyn isoform X1, with product MGCKKSKLNTGLNGGGGLEVKSQQPVRTDPTVYSRDPTSGRQRLNTPLPSGLLPGQVFQKMEEHGDSEKIVIAIYPYEAIHPDDLGFKKGERLKVLEELGEWWRAKSLTTKKEGFIPSNYVAKADSMETEEWFFKEITRKDAERQLLAPANKAGSYLVRESETSKGSYSLSLRDVDAKGMEAIKHYKIRTLDNGGYYISPKITFTDIGTMIKHYHKQSDGLCRKLEKICEKPKAQKPWDKDAWEISKESIKMMKKLGAGQFGEVWLASYNNSTKVAVKTLKPGTMSVEAFMEEANLMKNLQHERLVRLYAVVTKTPPIYIITEFMSNGSLLDFLKSEAGCKIQLPKLIDFSAQIAEGMAYIEKKNYIHRDLRAANVLVSESLLCKIADFGLARVIEDDQYTAREGAKFPIKWTAPEAINYGSFTIKSDMWSFGVLLYEILTYGKIPYPGMSNGEVMTSVQRGYRMPRPENCPSELYDIMSTCWKTKPEDRPTFDYIQSVLDDFYTATEGQYQQQP from the exons ATGGGTTGCAAGAAATCCAAACTGAACACGGGTCTCAATGGGGGAGGCGGCCTGGAGGTGAAGAGCCAGCAGCCTGTACGTACTGACCCAACTGTCTATTCGAGAGATCCCACCTCCGGTAGACAACGTCTA AACACCCCCCTTCCTTCTGGTCTGCTACCTGGTCAGGTGTTCCAGAAAATGGAAG AGCATGGTGATTCCGAAAAGATAGTTATTGCCATATACCCATATGAGGCAATTCATCCTGATGATCTGGGATTCAAGAAGGGTGAAAGACTTAAGGTTCTTGAAGA ACTTGGGGAATGGTGGAGAGCCAAATCTCTGACCACCAAGAAGGAAGGCTTCATCCCCTCCAACTACGTCGCCAAGGCAGACAGCATGGAGACAGAGGA ATGGTTTTTCAAGGAGATAACCAGAAAGGATGCAGAGAGACAGCTGCTGGCACCGGCAAACAAAGCAGGCTCTTACCTCGTTCGAGAAAGTGAAACATCTAAAG GAAGTTACTCATTGTCCTTAAGAGATGTGGATGCTAAGGGGATGGAAGCCATCAAACATTACAAGATCAGAACCCTGGACAACGGAGGATACTACATCTCTCCCAAGATCACCTTCACCGACATAGGCACCATGATCAAACATTACCACA AACAATCAGACGGCCTGTGTCGGAAGCTGGAGAAGATCTGTGAGAAGCCTAAGGCTCAAAAGCCTTGGGACAAAGATGCGTGGGAGATCTCCAAGGAATCCATCAAGATGATGAAGAAACTGGGAGCAGGGCAGTTTGGAGAAGTCTGGTTGG CCTCCTACAACAACTCGACCAAGGTGGCAGTGAAGACACTGAAGCCTGGCACCATGTCAGTGGAGGCCTTCATGGAGGAGGCTAACCTGATGAAGAATCTGCAACATGAGAGGCTGGTCCGTCTCTACGCCGTGGTTACCAAGACACCACCCATTTACATCATCACTGAGTTCATGTCTAACG GAAGCCTGTTAGACTTCCTGAAGAGTGAGGCAGGGTGTAAGATCCAGTTACCTAAGCTCATTGACTTCTCGGCACAG ATTGCGGAGGGCATGGCCTACATAGAGAAGAAAAACTACATCCACAGAGACCTGAGAGCAGCCAACGTCCTGGTGTCAGAGAGCCTCCTCTGCAAGATTGCTGACTTTGGTCTGGCCAGGGTCATAGAAGATGACCAGTACACAGCCAGAGAGG GAGCAAAGTTTCCTATCAAGTGGACAGCACCAGAGGCTATCAACTACGGCTCCTTCACCATCAAATCTGATATGTGGTCTTTTGGAGTCCTCCTCTATGAGATCCTGACCTATGGGAAGATCCCATACCCAG gtatGAGTAACGGTGAGGTCATGACGTCAGTACAGCGTGGTTACCGGATGCCCCGCCCAGAAAACTGCCCCAGCGAGCTCTATGACATCATGAGCACCTGCTGGAAGACCAAGCCTGAAGACCGGCCTACTTTTGACTACATTCAGAGTGTCCTTGATGATTTCTATACTGCCACTGAGGGACAGTACCAACAGCAGCCCTAG
- the lyn gene encoding tyrosine-protein kinase Lyn isoform X2 — protein MGCKKSKLNTGLNGGGGLEVKSQQPNTPLPSGLLPGQVFQKMEEHGDSEKIVIAIYPYEAIHPDDLGFKKGERLKVLEELGEWWRAKSLTTKKEGFIPSNYVAKADSMETEEWFFKEITRKDAERQLLAPANKAGSYLVRESETSKGSYSLSLRDVDAKGMEAIKHYKIRTLDNGGYYISPKITFTDIGTMIKHYHKQSDGLCRKLEKICEKPKAQKPWDKDAWEISKESIKMMKKLGAGQFGEVWLASYNNSTKVAVKTLKPGTMSVEAFMEEANLMKNLQHERLVRLYAVVTKTPPIYIITEFMSNGSLLDFLKSEAGCKIQLPKLIDFSAQIAEGMAYIEKKNYIHRDLRAANVLVSESLLCKIADFGLARVIEDDQYTAREGAKFPIKWTAPEAINYGSFTIKSDMWSFGVLLYEILTYGKIPYPGMSNGEVMTSVQRGYRMPRPENCPSELYDIMSTCWKTKPEDRPTFDYIQSVLDDFYTATEGQYQQQP, from the exons ATGGGTTGCAAGAAATCCAAACTGAACACGGGTCTCAATGGGGGAGGCGGCCTGGAGGTGAAGAGCCAGCAGCCT AACACCCCCCTTCCTTCTGGTCTGCTACCTGGTCAGGTGTTCCAGAAAATGGAAG AGCATGGTGATTCCGAAAAGATAGTTATTGCCATATACCCATATGAGGCAATTCATCCTGATGATCTGGGATTCAAGAAGGGTGAAAGACTTAAGGTTCTTGAAGA ACTTGGGGAATGGTGGAGAGCCAAATCTCTGACCACCAAGAAGGAAGGCTTCATCCCCTCCAACTACGTCGCCAAGGCAGACAGCATGGAGACAGAGGA ATGGTTTTTCAAGGAGATAACCAGAAAGGATGCAGAGAGACAGCTGCTGGCACCGGCAAACAAAGCAGGCTCTTACCTCGTTCGAGAAAGTGAAACATCTAAAG GAAGTTACTCATTGTCCTTAAGAGATGTGGATGCTAAGGGGATGGAAGCCATCAAACATTACAAGATCAGAACCCTGGACAACGGAGGATACTACATCTCTCCCAAGATCACCTTCACCGACATAGGCACCATGATCAAACATTACCACA AACAATCAGACGGCCTGTGTCGGAAGCTGGAGAAGATCTGTGAGAAGCCTAAGGCTCAAAAGCCTTGGGACAAAGATGCGTGGGAGATCTCCAAGGAATCCATCAAGATGATGAAGAAACTGGGAGCAGGGCAGTTTGGAGAAGTCTGGTTGG CCTCCTACAACAACTCGACCAAGGTGGCAGTGAAGACACTGAAGCCTGGCACCATGTCAGTGGAGGCCTTCATGGAGGAGGCTAACCTGATGAAGAATCTGCAACATGAGAGGCTGGTCCGTCTCTACGCCGTGGTTACCAAGACACCACCCATTTACATCATCACTGAGTTCATGTCTAACG GAAGCCTGTTAGACTTCCTGAAGAGTGAGGCAGGGTGTAAGATCCAGTTACCTAAGCTCATTGACTTCTCGGCACAG ATTGCGGAGGGCATGGCCTACATAGAGAAGAAAAACTACATCCACAGAGACCTGAGAGCAGCCAACGTCCTGGTGTCAGAGAGCCTCCTCTGCAAGATTGCTGACTTTGGTCTGGCCAGGGTCATAGAAGATGACCAGTACACAGCCAGAGAGG GAGCAAAGTTTCCTATCAAGTGGACAGCACCAGAGGCTATCAACTACGGCTCCTTCACCATCAAATCTGATATGTGGTCTTTTGGAGTCCTCCTCTATGAGATCCTGACCTATGGGAAGATCCCATACCCAG gtatGAGTAACGGTGAGGTCATGACGTCAGTACAGCGTGGTTACCGGATGCCCCGCCCAGAAAACTGCCCCAGCGAGCTCTATGACATCATGAGCACCTGCTGGAAGACCAAGCCTGAAGACCGGCCTACTTTTGACTACATTCAGAGTGTCCTTGATGATTTCTATACTGCCACTGAGGGACAGTACCAACAGCAGCCCTAG
- the urod gene encoding uroporphyrinogen decarboxylase isoform X2: protein MAAPCKHRGVTEFDSFYNVKQQGVSDNANSISRSTVINFTMSKNDLIMPTDFPQLQNDAFLRATRGEEVQHVPVWCMRQAGRYLPEFREARAGKDFFETCRSPEACCELTLQPLRRFPFDAAIIFSDILVIPQALGMEVQMLPGKGPTFPEPLKEPEDLQLLNPQVDVHTALGYVFKAITLTRHRLEGKVPLIGFTGAPWTLMAYMIEGGGSTTHSKAKRWLYRHPEASHKLLRMLTDVIVKYLLGQVAAGAQALQVFESHAGCLGPVEFKEFSLPYLRDIARKVKDQLKETGQDIPMIVFAKDGHYGLEDLSESHYDVVGLDWTIDPRSARERTGGKVSLQGNMDPCALYASKERISEIVKKMVEGFGTRGYIANLGHGLYPDMDPESVGAFVEAVHTHSSQVLKHNV from the exons ATGGCCGCGCCCTGTAAGCACAGGGGCGTGACAGAATTTGACAGCTTTTATAACGTAAAGCAGCAAGGTGTATCTGACAACGCAAACAGCATCTCACGGTCTACAGTAATAAACTTCACCATGAGCAAGAACGATCTAATAAT GCCTACAGACTTCCCCCAGCTGCAGAACGATGCGTTCCTGCGGGCGACACGTGGAGAGGAGGTCCAGCATGTGCCTGTGTGGTGCATGAGACAGGCTGGACGCTACCTACCAG AGTTCCGGGAGGCCAGAGCAGGGAAGGACTTCTTTGAGACATGCCGGTCACCTGAGGCCTGCTGTGAGCTCACACTCCAG CCACTAAGAAGATTCCCGTTTGATGCAGCCATTATcttctctgacattctggtcaTCCCACAG gctCTGGGCATGGAGGTTCAGATGCTTCCAGGAAAGGGTCCCACGTTCCCCGAACCCCTGAAGGAGCCAGAGGACCTGCAGCTCCTGAATCCCCAGGTGGACGTCCACACCGCGCTGGGCTATGTCTTCAAGGCCATCACGTTGACACGCCACAGGCTAGAGGGCAAGGTGCCCCTCATAGGGTTCACTGGAGCACCG TGGACCTTGATGGCCTACATGATCGAGGGCGGGGGCTCCACCACCCACTCCAAGGCCAAGCGTTGGCTCTACCGCCACCCGGAAGCCAGCCACAAACTGCTGCGCATGCTCACCGACGTCATTGTGAAGTACCTGCTGGGGCAGGTGGCAGCGGGGGCGCAG gCCCTCCAGGTGTTTGAGTCCCACGCAGGCTGTCTGGGGCCAGTAGAGTTTAAGGAGTTCTCCCTGCCCTACCTCCGAGACATCGCCCGCAAGGTCAAGGACCAACTCAAGGAGACTGGACAGGACATACCCATG ATTGTGTTTGCAAAGGATGGCCACTATGGTCTGGAGGACCTCTCTGAGTCTCACTATGATGTGGTCGGCCTGGACTGGACCATTGACCCACGCTCtgcacg ggagCGAACTGGAGGAAAGGTCAGTCTCCAGGGTAACATGGACCCATGTGCTCTCTATGCCTCTAAG GAGCGTATATCAGAGATAGTGAAGAAGATGGTTGAAGGCTTTGGCACCAGGGGCTACATCGCTAACCTGGGCCATGGCCTGTACCCAGACATGGACCCTGAGAGTGTGGGAGCCTTTGTAGAAGCTGTCCATACCCACTCTAGCCAGGTGCTCAAACACAA TGTTTAG
- the urod gene encoding uroporphyrinogen decarboxylase isoform X1, with the protein MAAPCKHRGVTEFDSFYNVKQQGVSDNANSISRSTVINFTMSKNDLIMPTDFPQLQNDAFLRATRGEEVQHVPVWCMRQAGRYLPEFREARAGKDFFETCRSPEACCELTLQPLRRFPFDAAIIFSDILVIPQALGMEVQMLPGKGPTFPEPLKEPEDLQLLNPQVDVHTALGYVFKAITLTRHRLEGKVPLIGFTGAPWTLMAYMIEGGGSTTHSKAKRWLYRHPEASHKLLRMLTDVIVKYLLGQVAAGAQALQVFESHAGCLGPVEFKEFSLPYLRDIARKVKDQLKETGQDIPMIVFAKDGHYGLEDLSESHYDVVGLDWTIDPRSARERTGGKVSLQGNMDPCALYASKERISEIVKKMVEGFGTRGYIANLGHGLYPDMDPESVGAFVEAVHTHSSQCLAAAQEVVPS; encoded by the exons ATGGCCGCGCCCTGTAAGCACAGGGGCGTGACAGAATTTGACAGCTTTTATAACGTAAAGCAGCAAGGTGTATCTGACAACGCAAACAGCATCTCACGGTCTACAGTAATAAACTTCACCATGAGCAAGAACGATCTAATAAT GCCTACAGACTTCCCCCAGCTGCAGAACGATGCGTTCCTGCGGGCGACACGTGGAGAGGAGGTCCAGCATGTGCCTGTGTGGTGCATGAGACAGGCTGGACGCTACCTACCAG AGTTCCGGGAGGCCAGAGCAGGGAAGGACTTCTTTGAGACATGCCGGTCACCTGAGGCCTGCTGTGAGCTCACACTCCAG CCACTAAGAAGATTCCCGTTTGATGCAGCCATTATcttctctgacattctggtcaTCCCACAG gctCTGGGCATGGAGGTTCAGATGCTTCCAGGAAAGGGTCCCACGTTCCCCGAACCCCTGAAGGAGCCAGAGGACCTGCAGCTCCTGAATCCCCAGGTGGACGTCCACACCGCGCTGGGCTATGTCTTCAAGGCCATCACGTTGACACGCCACAGGCTAGAGGGCAAGGTGCCCCTCATAGGGTTCACTGGAGCACCG TGGACCTTGATGGCCTACATGATCGAGGGCGGGGGCTCCACCACCCACTCCAAGGCCAAGCGTTGGCTCTACCGCCACCCGGAAGCCAGCCACAAACTGCTGCGCATGCTCACCGACGTCATTGTGAAGTACCTGCTGGGGCAGGTGGCAGCGGGGGCGCAG gCCCTCCAGGTGTTTGAGTCCCACGCAGGCTGTCTGGGGCCAGTAGAGTTTAAGGAGTTCTCCCTGCCCTACCTCCGAGACATCGCCCGCAAGGTCAAGGACCAACTCAAGGAGACTGGACAGGACATACCCATG ATTGTGTTTGCAAAGGATGGCCACTATGGTCTGGAGGACCTCTCTGAGTCTCACTATGATGTGGTCGGCCTGGACTGGACCATTGACCCACGCTCtgcacg ggagCGAACTGGAGGAAAGGTCAGTCTCCAGGGTAACATGGACCCATGTGCTCTCTATGCCTCTAAG GAGCGTATATCAGAGATAGTGAAGAAGATGGTTGAAGGCTTTGGCACCAGGGGCTACATCGCTAACCTGGGCCATGGCCTGTACCCAGACATGGACCCTGAGAGTGTGGGAGCCTTTGTAGAAGCTGTCCATACCCACTCTAGCCAG TGTTTAGCTGCAGCTCAAGAAGTTGTTCCGTCTTGA